A genomic window from Sphingobacterium spiritivorum includes:
- a CDS encoding DUF6850 family outer membrane beta-barrel protein — protein sequence MKKNLFASLCFLILSGQMATAQTVPAYDYFKAKEVWSKSPNAALLCYTILPVEGETQLGAYYQAGDLRHPFSAKESQGINFSTSRYQRLKEWTYYGQFDFRTTKDKQMNMTAHTDPYRDNPYQLMDSLSGDWKKQYYDLRLKIASPGFADDRMNVGLDVQYNLKTGARQKDPRSLDNSSTLNLSPALIYKLSEKQLLGLTGIYSFYKEEVEIRTIGNYQQHYLYRLLGAGEYQMSTPYIMIAGYNRTYRGHSFGGAADYVYNADHIKWSTTAGYRSGYENAIDGTTYLQQAGKHRYQEYQASSYLDWKKGKYAHQVGLEWLLKDMENTEYHQIQNADTKAYETVYSSVMSTMLRNKSTLSYLISHDSPAGLTDWWLKTAVSYHSLDNRYANPQNKQIVDKLNVAVSFDKTYAKENRKGFAFRLSSAYDLLLNDDLLYTDKSYSTNFVAKNVFIPAHQFYSVNTWTNSANVKYTFGAFGKKSNQLYIKASGWLMSAMGDQGDIRKGDNRYLTQLSVGLISL from the coding sequence ATGAAAAAGAACCTATTCGCAAGCCTTTGTTTCCTCATCTTATCTGGACAAATGGCGACCGCACAGACTGTGCCTGCATATGATTATTTTAAAGCTAAGGAGGTATGGAGCAAAAGTCCCAATGCCGCACTTCTCTGTTATACTATACTCCCTGTCGAAGGGGAAACCCAGCTTGGAGCCTATTATCAGGCCGGTGATCTCAGACATCCTTTTTCAGCAAAAGAAAGCCAGGGTATCAACTTCAGCACTTCACGTTATCAACGGCTTAAAGAATGGACCTATTATGGTCAATTTGATTTCCGGACAACAAAAGATAAACAAATGAACATGACAGCACATACGGACCCCTACCGGGACAATCCGTATCAACTGATGGATTCGCTGTCCGGTGACTGGAAAAAGCAATATTACGATCTTCGTCTCAAGATTGCCTCTCCGGGATTTGCAGATGATCGTATGAATGTAGGGTTGGATGTACAATACAATCTAAAAACCGGAGCCCGGCAAAAGGATCCCCGTTCTCTTGACAATTCCAGTACATTAAACTTATCACCTGCACTGATCTATAAGCTATCGGAAAAACAACTGCTTGGACTGACGGGTATCTATAGTTTCTATAAGGAGGAAGTCGAAATAAGAACAATAGGAAATTACCAGCAGCATTACTTGTACAGGTTACTGGGTGCCGGAGAATACCAGATGAGTACTCCTTATATAATGATTGCCGGATATAACAGAACCTACAGAGGTCATTCTTTTGGAGGCGCTGCAGATTATGTGTATAACGCTGATCATATAAAATGGTCGACTACTGCCGGATACCGTAGCGGATACGAAAATGCTATAGATGGAACGACCTATCTACAACAAGCCGGAAAACATCGCTATCAGGAATATCAGGCTTCTTCATACCTGGATTGGAAAAAAGGAAAATATGCGCATCAGGTCGGATTGGAGTGGCTGCTGAAAGATATGGAAAACACTGAATATCACCAGATTCAAAATGCGGATACTAAAGCGTATGAAACGGTATATTCAAGCGTAATGAGTACCATGCTCCGGAATAAAAGCACGCTTTCCTATCTGATTAGCCATGACAGTCCAGCAGGTCTTACGGATTGGTGGCTCAAAACTGCGGTAAGCTATCATAGTCTCGATAACCGATATGCCAATCCGCAAAATAAACAGATCGTAGATAAACTGAATGTTGCCGTAAGTTTTGATAAAACGTATGCCAAAGAAAACAGAAAAGGATTTGCCTTCCGATTAAGTTCTGCATATGATTTGTTGCTGAATGACGATTTGCTTTACACAGATAAATCATATTCCACTAACTTTGTGGCGAAAAACGTATTTATCCCGGCACATCAGTTCTACAGTGTCAATACCTGGACGAATTCGGCCAATGTCAAATATACTTTCGGAGCATTTGGAAAGAAAAGCAATCAATTATATATCAAAGCCAGTGGCTGGTTAATGAGTGCTATGGGTGATCAAGGAGATATTCGCAAAGGAGATAACCGCTATCTGACGCAGTTGTCTGTCGGATTGATAAGTCTTTAA
- a CDS encoding DUF4876 domain-containing protein has product MKTSVSSPHIKRFSSQADDQKTTYKHMKTKSILILLVVFSIFTACRKDYYAYTTVDYSFTIQYPKEYSKQLADSVKITLRNTITGATQEFVSDAQGRASAKGITPGVYTVTASKQVTAEEAEQLVGIREEIFCNGSIPTLRITESANSEIRLVGSQAGGFVIKEFYYAGSKTPSGTNYLYDGFIEIYNNSTGDLYADSLVIGNTKSASSSVYGFLPDKNNVYLAQAWMIPGNGTEHLVRPGESVVIAITAINHKTDPNGNPNSPANLGKGIADFETYFNPTGTNTRDTDNPDVPNMIHQFANTTAGFDWNIGINGAGLILFRDSQVAGYQTLTEPNVSGTTRYLQVPVKAILDGVDCVGNSSITVDKKRIPETVDAGLTFVGSTYSGKSVIRKVKSRINNRAVLMDSNNSSTDFIVNDNPTPKTIAQ; this is encoded by the coding sequence ATGAAAACAAGCGTATCCTCTCCACACATCAAACGTTTCTCATCTCAGGCAGATGATCAGAAAACAACATATAAACACATGAAAACTAAAAGCATATTAATTCTTTTAGTGGTATTCAGCATCTTTACCGCCTGCCGTAAAGATTATTATGCGTATACAACAGTAGATTACAGTTTTACAATTCAGTATCCGAAAGAATACAGTAAGCAATTGGCAGATAGTGTCAAAATCACCCTCAGGAATACCATTACCGGAGCTACACAGGAATTTGTATCTGATGCTCAGGGACGTGCTTCTGCAAAGGGTATTACACCGGGTGTATATACGGTAACAGCAAGTAAGCAGGTTACAGCAGAAGAGGCAGAACAACTGGTGGGAATACGTGAAGAAATCTTCTGTAATGGAAGCATCCCCACACTTCGTATCACCGAATCGGCGAACAGTGAAATTCGTTTAGTCGGCAGTCAGGCGGGAGGATTTGTTATCAAAGAGTTCTATTATGCGGGCTCCAAGACTCCTTCCGGTACAAATTACCTGTATGATGGTTTTATCGAAATTTATAACAACAGTACCGGAGATCTGTATGCAGACAGTCTGGTTATCGGAAATACCAAATCGGCTTCATCTTCTGTATATGGTTTTCTGCCGGATAAAAACAATGTATATCTTGCACAGGCCTGGATGATACCGGGTAATGGTACAGAACATCTGGTCAGACCGGGCGAATCTGTGGTCATCGCCATCACCGCAATCAATCACAAGACGGATCCCAACGGCAATCCTAATTCACCAGCCAATCTGGGAAAAGGTATTGCTGATTTTGAAACGTATTTTAATCCTACCGGAACCAATACCCGTGACACCGACAACCCGGATGTACCGAATATGATCCACCAGTTTGCAAACACAACAGCAGGCTTTGACTGGAATATCGGTATAAACGGAGCGGGACTTATTTTGTTCAGAGACAGTCAGGTCGCAGGTTATCAGACCCTTACAGAACCCAATGTCAGTGGAACTACGCGCTATCTGCAGGTACCTGTAAAAGCTATATTGGATGGAGTAGACTGTGTAGGCAATTCGAGCATTACTGTTGATAAAAAGAGAATACCCGAAACAGTAGATGCCGGACTGACATTCGTCGGATCCACTTATTCAGGTAAATCTGTTATCCGTAAAGTAAAAAGCAGAATCAATAACAGGGCTGTTTTGATGGATAGCAATAACTCCTCTACAGATTTTATAGTAAATGATAACCCCACTCCCAAAACAATAGCACAGTAA
- a CDS encoding TonB-dependent receptor: protein MKKLLLFSTLLSFNSLFVLPLEAQQAAGQQQKRTQTSNQQDLRGYVGQFKNRSPLPGATVQILELGLFTKTDASGNFSFSKIPNGKYTIQVQFLGMLEEEEQIALPSGPLQFLLKENSITLKDVVVIAKEQRKDGATSTVISRKAIEHMQATHLGEVLQLLPGAVVTNPDFTNVNKTSIRQYTGDRAYSGQNTSSLGTSVIINGAPLSNNANLQAMNTVTSGVLAAFSTSSGMGTDMRQLSADNIESVEVIRGIPSVEYGDLTSGAVLVTTKAGKEPLQVKARINPKLTQFWAGQGFNLGERSGNLFVDLDFTKAYDKQITAYSAYERMKGTAQYSNTFGQDRPLYTNTTFSFGTNLDDTKVDPDYQAEQVINKAQNYNYEFATNGKWKLDQRFARNINYTLSANYAFQKGYQQRLQTLSVSAVSQATEDITQEVSYLPSTFLNQLWIEGKPFNIFARLSDDFYFKTGSGTHRILLGGDYRLDANYGAGRTVDPNNPYRSSDPFGFRPRAFKDIPALHQMGLYMEDRFSMQIADRNLHIQAGLRWDQVQPFTNNTLSALSPRINASFEIIKNLTLRGGYGITAKSPTLLYLYPDRAYYDAFSLNYYKENPAEALALVTTRVFDTANPDLKMTKTSKKEIGLDFFSGKRRFSVNGYYEQTKNGYEMNTNLNSVQFVGIPIYTVQSAPAGSKPILSPDVTTSTFVATYNSPSNSNDILNKGIEFDFDFGRFDNIRTSFVLNGAYLSTKSMSNTPYILLQNVASQSPTRIGVFEARGMEQQRFVTTLRAVHNIPELRFIISASAQTIWKDQHKFVNYSSIPTGYIPVGQAGSTPQIINFTEAERNAITEADRDIYLSLNDGYYKSESWKPLWLFNVKLTKEFANNMGFSFYANNVFNHRPLEASSRYPQEYSKRNIPMFYGTEISIKF from the coding sequence ATGAAAAAACTATTACTTTTTTCTACGCTGCTGTCTTTCAATAGCCTGTTTGTCCTGCCACTAGAAGCTCAACAAGCTGCAGGACAACAACAAAAAAGGACACAGACCAGTAACCAACAAGACCTCAGGGGCTATGTTGGACAATTTAAAAACCGGAGCCCATTGCCCGGTGCTACTGTACAGATTCTCGAACTCGGTTTATTCACCAAGACCGATGCTTCCGGAAATTTCAGTTTCTCTAAAATACCTAATGGTAAATACACCATTCAGGTTCAGTTTTTAGGTATGCTCGAAGAAGAGGAACAGATTGCACTACCCTCTGGTCCGCTTCAGTTTTTACTAAAAGAAAACAGCATTACCCTTAAGGATGTTGTTGTCATCGCCAAGGAACAACGTAAAGATGGGGCCACATCTACCGTTATTTCCCGTAAGGCGATCGAGCATATGCAGGCGACACATCTGGGTGAAGTACTCCAGCTCCTGCCAGGAGCTGTGGTAACCAATCCTGATTTTACAAATGTCAACAAAACCAGTATACGCCAGTATACAGGTGACCGGGCTTATTCGGGACAGAATACAAGCTCTTTGGGAACTTCGGTAATTATCAACGGCGCACCGCTGTCTAACAATGCCAATTTACAGGCCATGAACACCGTTACATCAGGTGTATTGGCGGCTTTCTCGACTTCCAGCGGAATGGGGACCGACATGCGTCAGCTTTCTGCAGATAACATTGAATCTGTGGAAGTCATCCGGGGCATACCTTCAGTAGAATATGGTGATCTGACCTCCGGAGCTGTACTGGTCACCACCAAAGCAGGGAAAGAACCGTTACAGGTAAAAGCCCGTATCAATCCAAAACTCACTCAATTCTGGGCAGGACAAGGTTTTAATCTGGGAGAACGCAGTGGGAATCTCTTTGTCGATCTGGACTTTACAAAAGCCTATGATAAGCAGATCACCGCATACTCTGCTTATGAACGTATGAAAGGAACGGCTCAATACAGCAATACCTTCGGACAAGACAGACCGCTGTATACAAACACCACTTTTTCTTTTGGCACCAATCTGGATGACACGAAAGTAGATCCGGATTATCAGGCAGAACAGGTCATCAATAAAGCACAAAACTACAATTACGAATTCGCAACTAATGGTAAATGGAAACTGGATCAGCGTTTTGCAAGAAACATTAACTATACACTTTCAGCCAACTATGCCTTTCAGAAAGGTTATCAACAAAGATTACAGACTTTGAGTGTCTCGGCAGTAAGTCAGGCTACCGAAGACATTACACAAGAGGTAAGTTATCTGCCTTCTACTTTTCTCAATCAGTTGTGGATAGAAGGAAAGCCTTTTAATATTTTTGCCAGGTTGTCGGATGACTTCTATTTCAAGACAGGATCCGGTACACACCGTATCCTATTAGGGGGAGATTATCGTCTGGATGCAAATTATGGAGCAGGAAGAACTGTTGATCCTAACAACCCTTACCGCTCCTCTGATCCTTTCGGTTTCAGACCCCGGGCTTTCAAAGATATTCCTGCTCTTCATCAAATGGGATTATACATGGAAGACCGTTTTTCTATGCAGATTGCAGATCGCAATCTCCATATTCAGGCGGGTCTGCGTTGGGATCAGGTACAACCCTTTACCAACAACACTTTATCGGCTTTGTCGCCGCGAATCAACGCTTCTTTCGAAATTATTAAAAATCTGACCTTAAGGGGAGGCTATGGTATTACCGCAAAATCACCAACTCTGCTTTATCTATACCCGGATCGGGCATATTATGACGCTTTCAGTCTCAACTATTATAAGGAAAATCCTGCTGAAGCTCTTGCTCTTGTCACGACCCGCGTTTTTGATACCGCTAATCCGGATTTGAAAATGACAAAAACCAGCAAGAAAGAAATCGGGCTGGACTTTTTCAGCGGTAAAAGACGTTTTTCTGTAAACGGATATTATGAGCAGACAAAAAACGGATATGAGATGAATACCAATCTGAATAGTGTTCAGTTTGTTGGCATACCTATCTATACGGTACAATCTGCTCCTGCAGGAAGCAAACCGATCCTGAGTCCTGATGTAACCACTTCTACATTTGTAGCGACATACAATTCTCCAAGCAACAGCAATGACATTCTGAATAAAGGTATAGAGTTTGATTTTGACTTCGGAAGATTTGATAACATCCGTACTTCTTTTGTACTGAACGGAGCCTATCTTTCTACAAAATCAATGAGCAATACTCCTTATATTCTGTTGCAGAATGTAGCCAGTCAATCCCCTACCCGTATAGGTGTATTTGAAGCCAGAGGAATGGAACAGCAGCGTTTCGTAACGACATTAAGGGCTGTCCACAATATTCCTGAACTGCGTTTTATTATTTCAGCCTCAGCACAGACCATCTGGAAGGATCAACATAAATTTGTCAACTATTCCAGCATTCCTACAGGTTACATACCCGTTGGACAAGCCGGCAGTACTCCACAGATCATCAACTTTACTGAAGCAGAACGCAATGCTATTACTGAAGCGGACAGAGATATCTATCTCAGCCTGAATGACGGATATTATAAAAGTGAAAGCTGGAAACCACTTTGGTTATTTAATGTCAAACTGACTAAAGAGTTTGCTAATAATATGGGCTTTTCTTTCTACGCGAACAATGTATTTAATCACAGGCCTTTGGAAGCAAGCTCCCGTTATCCGCAGGAATACAGTAAACGTAATATCCCAATGTTTTACGGAACTGAAATTTCTATCAAATTCTAA